One window of the Salvia splendens isolate huo1 chromosome 1, SspV2, whole genome shotgun sequence genome contains the following:
- the LOC121750192 gene encoding FT-interacting protein 7-like, with amino-acid sequence MSNLKLGVEVVRAHNLLPKDGQGSSSPFVELHFDGQKFHTTVKEKDLDPLWNETFYFNVANPDNLHNLILEAHVYNINKTTNSKASLGKVRLTSTSFVPHADAVVFNYPLEKGNLFTRARGELGLKVFVTSDPSIRASVPLPETTSSSSRSSVHPSSHASHLPSQKGEEVVSGTSAKGKRGSIRTFFHLPNSSSQPQQPPPTGFQQPNVQGVNEMRSHPQEPQAFGMFVNSSSHPADFALKETSPFLGGGQVIGGRVRRSEKPSGIYDLVEPMQFLFVRIVRAHDLPSKDVTGGLDPYVEVKLGNYKGVTKHFEKTQSPEWNTVFTFSKDRIQSSVLEVTVKDKDTLKDEVVGTVRFDLREIPTRVPPDSPLAPEWYRLEDKKGGKKKGELMLAVWMGTQADEAFSEAWHADAASLVDSSVSSTHIRSKVYHSPRLWYVRCNVIEAQDLVMGEKNRIANVHVKAQIGNQILKTKPVQSHSMNALWNEDLMFVAAEPFDDHLILSVEDRVGPNKDEVLGKVYIPLTAVERRADDRMVHSRWFNLQKSSSADSEEPKKDRFSSRIHLRVCLDGGYHVLDESTHYSSDLRPSAKLLWKQPIGLLELGILSADAITPMKTTNGRGTSDTFCVAKYGQKWVRTRTITDSLNPKYNEQYTWEVSDPATVLTVGVFDNGHIGEKGSNGHRDLKIGKVRIRVSTLETGRVYTHSYPLLVLHPSGVKKMGELHLAIRFTCSSMSDMMALYSKPLLPKMHYKMPLTMVQLDMLRHQAVNIVAARLSRAEPPLRREVVEYMNDSDSHLWSMRRSKANFFRLMSVFSGLLAVVKWFKEVSLWKNPITTGLVHVLFTMLICFPELILPTLFLYMFLIGLWNYRFRPKYPPHMNIRLSCADTVHTDELDEEFDTFPTSRNPDLVRMRYDRLRTIAGRIQTVVGDIASQGERIQALLSWRDPRATVLFMVFCVVAATVLYTVPFQLLVILTGLYFMRHPRFRHKLPPAPLNFFRRLPARTDSML; translated from the coding sequence ATGAGCAATCTCAAGCTAGGTGTGGAGGTTGTAAGAGCCCACAACCTTTTGCCCAAAGACGGGCAGGGCTCGTCCAGTCCATTTGTGGAGCTGCATTTTGATGGTCAGAAATTCCACACCACGGTAAAGGAAAAGGACCTTGACCCATTATGGAACGAGACGTTCTATTTCAATGTGGCGAATCCTGATAACCTGCACAATCTCATTCTCGAGGCTCATGTCTACAATATCAACAAAACCACCAACTCAAAAGCTTCACTTGGGAAGGTTAGATTAACCAGTACGTCGTTTGTTCCCCATGCTGATGCGGTTGTGTTTAACTATCCATTGGAAAAGGGGAATTTATTCACCCGTGCCAGAGGGGAGCTTGGCCTGAAAGTTTTTGTGACGAGTGATCCCTCTATCAGAGCTTCAGTGCCTCTTCCTGAGACAACTTCTTCGTCTTCACGTTCGAGCGTGCATCCAAGCAGCCATGCCAGTCATCTGCCTTCTCAGAAAGGGGAAGAGGTTGTCTCTGGCACATCGGCTAAAGGCAAAAGGGGGTCAATACGCACGTTCTTCCATCTTCCTAACTCAAGTAGCCAGCCGCAACAGCCACCTCCTACGGGTTTCCAGCAACCAAATGTACAGGGAGTTAATGAGATGAGGTCTCACCCTCAGGAACCACAAGCATTTGGCATGTTTGTGAATTCCTCCTCGCATCCTGCTGATTTTGCTCTTAAAGAAACAAGCCCTTTTCTTGGAGGGGGGCAGGTCATTGGGGGACGAGTTAGACGTTCGGAGAAGCCATCTGGTATCTATGATCTTGTCGAGCCAATGCAGTTCCTATTTGTTAGAATTGTTCGAGCTCATGACCTTCCTTCCAAGGACGTTACTGGGGGTCTTGACCCATATGTAGAAGTGAAGCTTGGTAACTATAAAGGAGTGACGAAGCACTTTGAAAAAACACAAAGTCCAGAATGGAACACTGTGTTCACATTTTCAAAGGACAGAATACAGTCATCAGTTCTGGAAGTTACTGTTAAAGATAAGGATACACTGAAAGATGAGGTTGTTGGAACTGTTCGATTTGATCTCCGTGAGATCCCCACACGAGTTCCACCTGACAGTCCGTTGGCTCCAGAATGGTATCGACTTGAGGACAAGAAAGGTGGGAAAAAGAAAGGTGAATTGATGCTAGCTGTCTGGATGGGCACACAAGCTGACGAGGCTTTCTCTGAAGCTTGGCACGCAGATGCAGCTAGTCTTGTTGATAGCTCGGTTTCCTCCACTCATATTCGCTCAAAAGTCTACCACTCACCGAGGTTATGGTATGTGCGGTGTAATGTGATCGAGGCACAGGACTTGGTCATGGGTGAGAAAAATCGTATTGCAAATGTGCATGTTAAGGCTCAGATTGGCAACCAAATTCTGAAGACGAAACCTGTCCAATCACATAGTATGAATGCTTTGTGGAATGAAGATTTGATGTTTGTTGCTGCTGAACCTTTTGATGACCATCTGATACTTTCGGTCGAAGATCGTGTGGGTCCAAACAAGGATGAGGTTCTTGGTAAGGTTTATATACCATTGACAGCAGTTGAACGACGTGCTGATGACCGAATGGTTCACTCTCGATGGTTTAACCTACAAAAATCAAGTTCAGCTGATAGTGAGGAGCCAAAGAAAGACAGGTTTTCTAGTAGAATCCACCTGCGTGTCTGCCTTGACGGGGGCTACCACGTGCTAGATGAATCCACGCATTATAGCAGTGATCTCCGACCATCAGCTAAGCTGCTATGGAAGCAACCCATTGGCTTGCTCGAGCTAGGCATTTTGAGTGCTGATGCTATTACCCCCATGAAGACTACAAATGGCCGGGGCACTTCTGATACTTTCTGTGTGGCAAAGTATGGCCAGAAGTGGGTTAGAACAAGGACGATCACAGACAGCTTAAATCCGAAGTATAATGAGCAGTATACTTGGGAAGTTTCTGATCCAGCAACGGTTCTTACAGTTGGTGTTTTCGACAATGGTCATATTGGTGAGAAGGGCTCGAATGGTCACAGAGATCTGAAGATAGGTAAAGTTAGGATACGAGTGTCAACTCTTGAAACAGGCCGGGTTTATACTCATTCGTACCCATTGCTGGTGCTTCATCCCTCTGGTGTCAAGAAAATGGGAGAGTTGCATTTGGCTATTCGGTTCACATGCTCATCAATGTCCGACATGATGGCCTTGTATTCCAAACCACTCTTGCCCAAAATGCACTACAAGATGCCATTAACAATGGTGCAGCTCGACATGCTGCGCCATCAAGCTGTTAATATAGTGGCAGCACGTTTGAGCCGTGCAGAGCCCCCTCTGAGACGAGAAGTGGTTGAGTACATGAATGATTCTGACTCACATCTCTGGAGCATGAGGCGTAGCAAGGCTAATTTTTTCAGGCTAATGTCGGTTTTCAGTGGATTGCTTGCTGTTGTAAAATGGTTCAAGGAAGTCTCCCTGTGGAAGAACCCGATCACAACCGGACTAGTCCATGTCCTCTTCACCATGCTCATCTGTTTCCCAGAACTGATCCTGCCCACACTGTTCCTCTACATGTTCCTCATCGGGCTTTGGAACTACCGCTTCAGGCCGAAGTACCCGCCTCACATGAACATACGTCTGTCCTGTGCCGACACAGTGCACACTGATGAGCTTGATGAGGAATTCGACACTTTCCCTACCTCACGGAACCCAGATCTCGTCAGGATGAGGTATGATCGGCTACGAACCATTGCTGGGAGGATTCAGACAGTGGTAGGCGACATAGCATCCCAAGGGGAGAGGATCCAGGCACTGCTGAGCTGGCGAGACCCACGCGCAACTGTCCTGTTCATGGTCTTCTGTGTTGTGGCTGCAACCGTGCTGTATACTGTGCCTTTCCAGCTGCTGGTGATCTTGACAGGACTATATTTCATGAGGCATCCAAGATTCAGGCACAAGTTGCCGCCGGCACCACTCAACTTCTTCCGCCGTCTCCCTGCCAGGACTGATAGCATGCTGTAA
- the LOC121750972 gene encoding kiwellin-1-like — protein sequence MRNFTLGGLLLVLILVASYPSDARLQSCKPSGKIKGTTPPPGECNKENDSDCCKAGETYTTYKCSPPVSGSTKAVLTINSFQKGGDGGGPSECDKKYHSDDTPVVALSTGWYTGGSRCLKNIVISGNGQSVTAMVVDECDSTMGCDDDHDYQPPCPNNIVDASKAVWKALGVDEGDWGELDITWSDA from the coding sequence ATGAGGAACTTCACCCTAGGAGGGCTTCTCCTTGTGCTGATCCTTGTTGCATCATATCCCTCCGATGCCAGACTCCAGTCGTGCAAGCCGAGTGGCAAGATAAAGGGAACAACTCCACCACCGGGGGAATGCAACAAAGAGAACGACTCCGACTGCTGCAAAGCAGGGGAGACGTACACCACCTACAAGTGCTCCCCCCCTGTCTCTGGAAGCACCAAGGCAGTTCTCACCATCAACAGCTTCCAGAAGGGCGGAGACGGAGGTGGCCCATCAGAGTGCGACAAAAAGTACCACTCCGATGACACGCCTGTTGTGGCGCTCTCGACTGGATGGTACACCGGAGGATCAAGGTGCCTCAAGAACATTGTCATAAGTGGTAATGGGCAGAGTGTGACCGCCATGGTGGTTGATGAGTGTGACTCGACAATGGGGTGCGATGATGACCACGACTATCAGCCTCCGTGTCCTAACAACATCGTCGATGCCTCTAAAGCTGTCTGGAAAGCATTGGGAGTAGATGAAGGTGACTGGGGCGAGTTGGATATCACTTGGTCTGATGCCTGA